A genome region from Streptomyces pratensis includes the following:
- a CDS encoding extracellular solute-binding protein: MAMAGLLVGCGSGGGGSDSGTITAYVYGDDAVKVQQTAVDTFNKTSKVKVKLVPVPGADYVNKLRSSMGSPNAPDVFFNWGGGSIKPYVDSDDLVDLTSTVENDATLKDGFIPSIMTAGGLEGKVYGVPMRGMQPVMLFYNKALFAKHKIEPPKTWEDLQASIKVFKAAGITPFALGGSDKWPELMWMEYLLDRIGGPEVFKRIQDGDTEGWGDPAVLKTARTVKELVDAGAFGKNFNSVDYGSGAAPTLLSKGKAAMHLMGSWEYSTQLGKAPEFAEKDLGWTAFPTVAGGVGDPANVVGNPTNYWSVNARTKHKDTAVAFLKTMASKTYAQALVDNGDVPTTSNAASMLSGSPNPQFATDQYEMVQKAPSFTLSWDQALEAQYATPLLTEISKLFAGKTTPEQFVEAMKAAR; this comes from the coding sequence ATGGCAATGGCCGGTCTGCTGGTCGGCTGCGGCTCCGGAGGTGGTGGGAGCGACAGCGGAACCATCACCGCCTACGTCTACGGCGACGACGCGGTCAAGGTCCAGCAGACGGCGGTCGACACGTTCAACAAGACCTCCAAGGTCAAGGTGAAGCTGGTGCCGGTCCCCGGCGCCGACTACGTGAACAAGCTGCGCAGCTCCATGGGCTCGCCCAACGCTCCTGACGTCTTCTTCAACTGGGGCGGCGGCTCCATCAAGCCGTACGTCGACTCCGACGACCTGGTCGACCTCACCTCGACCGTCGAGAACGATGCCACGCTGAAGGACGGCTTCATTCCGTCGATCATGACCGCGGGCGGCCTCGAAGGAAAGGTCTACGGGGTGCCCATGCGCGGCATGCAGCCCGTGATGCTCTTCTACAACAAGGCGTTGTTCGCCAAGCACAAGATCGAGCCGCCGAAGACCTGGGAAGACCTCCAGGCATCCATCAAGGTCTTCAAGGCCGCCGGAATCACACCCTTCGCGCTCGGCGGCTCCGACAAGTGGCCCGAGCTGATGTGGATGGAATACCTGCTGGACCGGATCGGAGGGCCTGAGGTCTTCAAGAGGATCCAGGACGGCGACACCGAGGGCTGGGGCGACCCGGCGGTGCTCAAGACGGCCCGGACCGTGAAGGAGCTGGTCGACGCGGGCGCGTTCGGCAAGAACTTCAACTCCGTGGACTACGGCAGCGGAGCGGCGCCGACCCTGCTCAGCAAGGGCAAGGCCGCGATGCACCTCATGGGCTCGTGGGAGTACTCGACCCAGCTCGGCAAGGCTCCCGAGTTCGCCGAGAAGGACCTCGGCTGGACCGCCTTCCCGACGGTGGCCGGCGGTGTGGGAGACCCCGCCAACGTGGTCGGCAACCCCACCAACTACTGGTCCGTCAACGCCCGGACCAAGCACAAGGACACTGCCGTCGCATTCCTGAAGACGATGGCGTCGAAGACCTACGCGCAGGCCCTCGTCGACAACGGTGACGTGCCCACCACGTCCAACGCGGCCTCGATGCTGAGCGGTTCCCCCAATCCTCAGTTCGCCACCGACCAGTACGAAATGGTGCAGAAGGCCCCGAGCTTCACGCTCTCGTGGGACCAGGCACTCGAAGCCCAGTACGCCACGCCACTGCTCACGGAGATCAGCAAGCTGTTCGCCGGCAAGACGACCCCCGAGCAGTTCGTCGAAGCGATGAAGGCCGCCAGGTAA
- a CDS encoding WD40/YVTN/BNR-like repeat-containing protein: MTDVLLTVGTRKGLFIGRRHGGSWEFGDPHFNAQAIYSIGIDSRGETPRLLVGGDSAHWGPSVFHSDDLGASWVEPRQPAVRFPQFTEASLERVWQLHPAGPEAPGVVYAGTEPAALFRSDDRGESFELVRPLWEHPTRSEWVPGGGGEGLHTILTDPRDADTVTVAVSTAGVFRTKDGGERWAPSNRGVSAVFLPDPDPEFGQCVHKVTRDAADPDRLYLQNHWGVFRSDDSGEHWKDIGAGLPSDFGFAAAAHPHRADTFYVFPINADADRVPAGHRCRVFRTQDAGETWEPLTRGLPDGDHYGTVLRDALCTDDADPAGVYFGNRNGEVYASADDGDSWQQLLSHLPDVLCVRAAVLH, encoded by the coding sequence ATGACCGATGTTCTGCTCACCGTAGGCACCCGCAAGGGGCTCTTCATCGGCCGCAGACACGGCGGCTCGTGGGAGTTCGGCGATCCTCATTTCAACGCCCAGGCGATCTACTCGATCGGGATCGACTCCCGCGGGGAGACGCCCCGGCTGCTGGTCGGAGGCGACAGCGCGCACTGGGGCCCGTCCGTCTTCCACTCCGACGACCTGGGTGCGTCCTGGGTGGAGCCGAGGCAGCCTGCCGTAAGGTTCCCGCAGTTCACGGAGGCATCGCTGGAGCGGGTGTGGCAGCTGCATCCCGCCGGCCCCGAGGCCCCCGGAGTCGTGTACGCGGGGACGGAACCCGCGGCGCTGTTCCGGTCGGACGACCGCGGTGAGTCCTTCGAGCTGGTCCGCCCTCTCTGGGAGCACCCGACACGGTCCGAATGGGTCCCCGGTGGGGGCGGCGAGGGGCTGCACACCATCCTGACCGACCCGAGGGACGCCGACACGGTGACCGTCGCCGTCTCAACGGCGGGAGTGTTCCGCACCAAGGACGGGGGCGAGCGCTGGGCCCCGTCCAACAGGGGCGTCTCGGCAGTCTTCCTGCCGGACCCGGACCCCGAGTTCGGCCAGTGCGTGCACAAGGTCACCCGGGACGCGGCCGACCCCGACCGGCTCTATCTGCAGAACCACTGGGGCGTGTTCCGCAGCGACGACTCCGGGGAGCACTGGAAGGACATCGGTGCGGGCCTGCCCTCGGACTTCGGCTTCGCCGCCGCTGCGCACCCGCATCGCGCCGACACGTTCTACGTCTTCCCGATCAACGCCGACGCGGACCGCGTCCCCGCCGGACACCGCTGCCGGGTGTTCCGCACCCAGGACGCGGGAGAGACCTGGGAGCCCCTCACGCGAGGCCTTCCGGACGGCGACCACTACGGCACGGTGCTGCGTGACGCGCTCTGCACGGACGACGCCGACCCGGCCGGCGTCTACTTCGGCAACCGCAACGGCGAGGTGTATGCGAGCGCCGACGACGGCGACAGCTGGCAGCAGCTCCTCTCGCACCTGCCCGACGTGCTGTGCGTGCGGGCGGCGGTGCTCCACTGA
- a CDS encoding LacI family DNA-binding transcriptional regulator codes for MSPAKVQPQQEKAPVDESSESTATLAEIARAAGVSAPTVSKVLNGRADVAPGTRTRVEELLLRHGYRRRRGASQQSQLIDLVFHELDSAWAMEVVRGVENVARDEGLSLVLSESAGRLTPGQTWVDGVLARRPAGVILVLSDLDAAQRAQLTSRSIPFVVVDPAGDPGDDIPSVGAANWQGGLAATRHLTGMGHRRIGVIGGPTRMMCSRARIDGYRAALETSGIPMDPELVREGEFNHEDGYTAALELLRLPEPPTAIFAGNDLQALGVYEAARELGLRIPEDLSVVGFDDLPLTRWIGPPLTTVRQPLIEMAETAARLVLDLGRGKQPATTRVDLATSLVVRSSTAPPKP; via the coding sequence ATGAGCCCTGCAAAGGTCCAGCCCCAACAGGAGAAGGCGCCCGTCGACGAGTCGTCGGAGAGCACCGCCACGCTGGCAGAGATCGCCCGAGCGGCCGGAGTTTCGGCTCCGACAGTTTCGAAAGTGCTGAACGGCCGCGCCGACGTCGCCCCTGGTACGCGCACGAGGGTGGAGGAGCTGTTGCTGCGGCACGGCTACCGTCGCAGGCGTGGCGCCTCCCAGCAGTCCCAGCTCATCGACCTGGTCTTCCACGAGTTGGACAGCGCCTGGGCGATGGAGGTCGTACGGGGCGTCGAGAACGTCGCCCGGGACGAGGGCCTGAGCCTGGTCCTCTCGGAGAGTGCGGGCCGGCTCACACCCGGCCAGACGTGGGTGGACGGGGTCCTGGCCCGCCGCCCGGCCGGAGTGATCCTGGTGCTCTCGGACCTCGACGCGGCGCAGCGTGCCCAGCTGACGAGCCGCTCCATCCCCTTCGTGGTCGTCGATCCGGCAGGGGACCCCGGGGACGACATCCCCTCGGTCGGCGCGGCCAACTGGCAGGGCGGGCTTGCCGCCACCCGCCATCTGACGGGCATGGGACACCGGCGGATCGGCGTCATCGGCGGGCCGACCCGCATGATGTGCAGCCGCGCCCGGATCGACGGCTACCGTGCCGCCCTGGAGACCTCGGGCATCCCCATGGACCCCGAGCTCGTCAGGGAAGGCGAGTTCAACCACGAGGACGGCTACACGGCGGCCCTGGAACTGCTGCGGCTTCCGGAACCGCCCACCGCGATCTTCGCCGGGAACGACCTGCAGGCCCTCGGCGTCTACGAGGCCGCGCGCGAGCTGGGACTGAGGATCCCCGAGGACCTCAGCGTGGTCGGCTTCGACGACCTGCCGCTCACCCGCTGGATCGGTCCACCGCTCACCACGGTGCGCCAGCCGCTCATAGAGATGGCCGAGACCGCGGCCCGGCTGGTGCTCGACCTGGGCCGGGGCAAGCAGCCGGCGACCACCCGGGTCGACCTGGCGACGAGCCTGGTGGTCCGCAGCAGCACGGCCCCTCCGAAGCCGTGA
- a CDS encoding carbohydrate ABC transporter permease — MSHHTPVAKRHGDGKAAVGNVGRPPVAWAVPGILFFAVFAIFPLVIAVYLSFCEWDGLDSPAFTGLDNWTRLFKDSEFGQAAWLSLLLTTISWVFQTPVALLLGVWAAGRQRSRALLSAIFFIPLLLSTTAIAMLFRALLDPNFGVIQTIGPWLGIDPGVMGSSTGALLVVAFVGGWQFMPFHTLIYQGGARQIPEVLYQAASIDGAGMVRQFFHITLPQLRHTITTSSVLMIVGSLTYFDTVLIMTKGGPGTDTTILPYLMYRTGFQTYDLGYAAAIATALVFVATSISLIMVRLSGFGSMRSTREGM; from the coding sequence ATGTCCCACCACACTCCTGTCGCGAAGAGGCACGGAGACGGGAAGGCGGCCGTCGGCAACGTCGGTCGCCCACCGGTCGCCTGGGCGGTCCCCGGAATCCTCTTCTTCGCAGTCTTCGCGATCTTCCCCCTGGTGATCGCCGTCTACCTCTCCTTCTGCGAATGGGACGGGCTCGACTCCCCGGCCTTCACGGGGCTGGACAACTGGACCCGGCTCTTCAAGGACTCCGAGTTCGGTCAGGCCGCCTGGCTCAGCCTCCTGCTCACCACGATCAGCTGGGTCTTCCAGACTCCGGTTGCCCTGCTGCTCGGCGTATGGGCGGCGGGCCGTCAGCGCAGCCGCGCCCTCCTGTCCGCGATCTTCTTCATCCCACTGCTGCTCTCCACCACCGCCATCGCGATGCTCTTCCGCGCCCTGCTGGACCCGAACTTCGGCGTGATCCAGACGATCGGGCCCTGGCTCGGCATCGATCCCGGCGTCATGGGTTCCTCCACCGGCGCCCTGCTCGTGGTGGCCTTCGTCGGAGGCTGGCAGTTCATGCCCTTCCACACGCTGATCTACCAGGGCGGCGCCCGGCAGATCCCGGAGGTGCTCTACCAGGCCGCCTCCATCGACGGCGCGGGCATGGTGCGGCAGTTCTTCCACATCACACTGCCGCAGCTGCGCCACACGATCACGACCTCGTCGGTCCTGATGATCGTCGGCTCGCTGACGTACTTCGACACGGTGCTCATCATGACCAAGGGCGGCCCCGGAACGGACACGACCATCCTGCCCTACCTGATGTACCGGACCGGCTTCCAGACCTACGACCTCGGCTACGCGGCGGCCATCGCCACGGCCCTCGTCTTCGTGGCCACAAGCATTTCGCTGATCATGGTCCGCCTCAGCGGCTTCGGGTCCATGAGGTCCACCCGGGAAGGTATGTGA
- a CDS encoding universal stress protein, with product MSVVLGYDESPGAARALRAAIEVAGAFGERLVLVYGAAPPGPTGEEYRAHYEAIRQAGRTGLERAVAAAETAGVPTTVEVIDLSPAQALIEAADRYEARVIVVGSWGESPMRGALLGSTPHKLLHLSTVPVLCVPTDE from the coding sequence ATGTCCGTGGTCCTCGGGTACGACGAGTCGCCCGGTGCCGCACGCGCCCTGCGGGCGGCGATCGAGGTGGCCGGTGCGTTCGGCGAGAGGCTCGTCCTGGTCTACGGTGCGGCGCCGCCCGGCCCCACCGGCGAGGAGTACCGTGCCCACTACGAGGCCATCCGCCAGGCCGGGCGTACGGGGCTGGAGCGCGCGGTCGCCGCTGCGGAGACGGCCGGCGTACCGACCACGGTCGAGGTCATCGACCTGAGTCCCGCGCAGGCGCTGATCGAGGCCGCCGACCGCTACGAGGCGAGAGTCATCGTCGTGGGCAGCTGGGGCGAGAGCCCGATGCGCGGCGCCCTGCTCGGCTCCACCCCGCACAAGCTCCTGCACCTGTCGACCGTGCCGGTGCTCTGCGTGCCGACCGACGAGTGA
- a CDS encoding glycoside hydrolase family 3 N-terminal domain-containing protein, with amino-acid sequence MAIHPAPQARQADPPTAVDGPWRDPSLDPEVRVADLAARMTLEEKTAQLYGIWVGADAEGDGVAPHQNDMVDPVDFEDITTRGLGQLTRPFGTAPVDPGVGAVSLARAQARIVEAGRFGIPALAHEECLAGFTAWGATAYPVPLAWGAAWDPELVAEMAHRIGSDMRSVGVHQGLAPVLDVVRDLRWGRVEETIGEDPYLVATIGTAYVRGLESSGIVATLKHFAGYSASAGARNLSPVRAGAREMADVILPPFEMAVREAGPRSVMHSYAEVDGVPVAADPSLLTGLLRDTWGFGGTVVADYFGVGFLETLHKVAADRGDAARIALTAGVDIELPTVRSYGDELVAAVRAGLVAEELVDRALRRVLLQKCELGLLDADRQALPAVLTEVDPEQARGTVDLDPPLNRALARLLAERSCVLLANPGGALPLSGTGRIAVVGPRADDPLAMLGCYSFPSHVGVQHPGSPMGIAVPTVLEALREEFPGAGIDYAQGCDVDGTDDGGIEGAAALAAGADICVAVLGDRAGLFGRGTSGEGCDAADLALPGLQGELLDALLATGTPVVLVLLTGRTYALGGRADRLAGCVQAFFPGEEGGPALAGVLSGRVNPSGRLPLGVPKGAGGQPWTYLQPPLGRANGVSNLDPTPLYPFGHGLSYTSFVWEPGAEVPAELRTDQETDLAVTVRNTGDRDGAEVVQLYVHDPVAQTTRPEARLIGYARVPIAAGESRRVSFRFHPDLVSFTGAGGRRIVEPGDLELRFATSSDLADVKHTVRLRLTGPERTVDHRRHMVCATSVDSLITQK; translated from the coding sequence ATGGCAATCCACCCCGCCCCGCAGGCCCGTCAGGCCGATCCGCCCACCGCCGTCGACGGCCCCTGGCGCGACCCCTCGCTCGACCCCGAGGTGCGGGTGGCCGACCTGGCGGCCCGGATGACACTCGAGGAGAAGACCGCCCAGCTGTACGGCATCTGGGTGGGCGCCGACGCCGAGGGCGACGGAGTCGCGCCGCACCAGAACGACATGGTCGACCCGGTCGACTTCGAGGACATCACCACCCGCGGACTCGGCCAGCTCACCCGGCCGTTCGGCACCGCCCCGGTGGACCCGGGCGTGGGCGCCGTCTCGCTGGCCAGAGCGCAGGCCAGGATCGTCGAGGCCGGCCGGTTCGGTATCCCGGCTCTCGCCCATGAGGAGTGCCTGGCCGGCTTCACCGCCTGGGGCGCCACCGCCTATCCGGTGCCGCTCGCCTGGGGCGCGGCATGGGACCCCGAACTGGTCGCCGAGATGGCGCACCGCATCGGTAGCGACATGCGGTCGGTCGGTGTCCATCAAGGCCTCGCCCCGGTCCTGGACGTGGTGCGGGACCTGCGCTGGGGCCGCGTCGAGGAAACCATCGGCGAAGATCCCTACCTGGTCGCGACCATCGGTACGGCGTACGTCCGGGGCCTGGAGTCCTCCGGGATCGTCGCGACGCTCAAGCACTTCGCGGGCTACTCCGCGTCGGCCGGGGCCCGCAACCTCTCCCCGGTCCGGGCCGGTGCCCGGGAGATGGCCGACGTGATCCTGCCGCCCTTCGAGATGGCGGTCCGTGAGGCCGGTCCCCGTTCGGTGATGCACTCGTACGCCGAGGTGGACGGGGTCCCGGTCGCCGCCGACCCGTCCCTCCTCACCGGGCTCCTCCGCGACACCTGGGGATTCGGGGGAACCGTCGTCGCCGACTACTTCGGCGTCGGCTTCCTGGAGACGCTGCACAAGGTTGCCGCGGACCGCGGAGACGCCGCCCGCATCGCCCTGACCGCCGGCGTCGACATCGAACTCCCCACCGTGCGCAGCTACGGAGACGAGCTGGTCGCGGCCGTGCGTGCCGGACTCGTGGCCGAGGAACTGGTGGACCGCGCCCTGCGCAGGGTCCTGCTGCAGAAGTGCGAGCTAGGCCTCCTCGATGCGGACAGGCAGGCCCTGCCCGCCGTACTCACGGAGGTGGATCCGGAACAGGCGCGCGGCACGGTGGACCTCGACCCGCCGCTGAACCGGGCCCTGGCACGGCTGCTCGCCGAGCGGTCCTGTGTCCTGCTGGCCAACCCCGGCGGCGCGCTTCCGCTGAGCGGTACCGGACGGATCGCGGTCGTGGGGCCGCGCGCCGACGACCCGCTCGCCATGCTCGGCTGCTACTCCTTCCCCAGCCACGTCGGGGTCCAGCACCCCGGGTCGCCCATGGGCATCGCCGTGCCGACCGTCCTGGAAGCGCTCCGTGAGGAGTTCCCCGGTGCGGGCATCGACTACGCGCAGGGCTGCGACGTGGACGGTACGGACGACGGCGGGATCGAGGGCGCCGCAGCGCTCGCGGCCGGGGCGGACATCTGTGTGGCCGTGCTCGGCGACCGGGCCGGACTGTTCGGCCGCGGCACCTCCGGCGAGGGCTGCGACGCGGCCGACCTGGCGCTGCCCGGCCTTCAGGGCGAGCTGCTGGACGCGCTGCTCGCGACCGGCACCCCGGTCGTCCTGGTGCTGCTGACGGGGCGTACGTACGCGCTCGGCGGGCGGGCGGACCGGCTGGCCGGGTGCGTGCAGGCGTTCTTCCCCGGCGAGGAGGGCGGCCCAGCTCTCGCAGGGGTGCTCTCGGGACGGGTCAATCCCTCCGGTCGTCTGCCACTGGGCGTGCCCAAGGGCGCCGGCGGACAGCCGTGGACCTATCTGCAGCCGCCGCTGGGCCGGGCCAACGGGGTCAGCAACCTGGACCCGACCCCGCTCTACCCCTTCGGCCACGGGCTCTCGTACACCTCGTTCGTCTGGGAGCCCGGAGCCGAGGTGCCGGCCGAGCTCCGCACCGACCAGGAGACCGACCTCGCCGTCACGGTCCGCAACACCGGAGACCGCGACGGGGCCGAGGTGGTCCAGCTCTACGTCCACGACCCGGTCGCCCAGACCACACGACCCGAGGCCCGGCTGATCGGATACGCCCGGGTGCCGATCGCCGCGGGGGAGTCCCGGAGGGTCAGTTTCCGCTTCCACCCGGACCTGGTCTCCTTCACCGGGGCGGGCGGTCGGCGGATCGTCGAGCCCGGTGACCTGGAGCTGCGCTTCGCCACGTCCAGCGACCTCGCCGACGTCAAGCACACCGTACGGCTGCGCCTCACCGGACCCGAGCGCACCGTCGACCACCGGCGCCACATGGTCTGCGCCACGTCGGTCGACTCGCTGATCACACAGAAGTGA
- a CDS encoding carbohydrate ABC transporter permease, which translates to MSIDTRPASPKQRATPGASRRGRPVRRRRSLGNPVAGIGSLIWLVIVLVPLYTLVSASLMRQDEALNGDPLAIPTDPTLDNYDFVLDSGFLALIGNTAIVAVATVAIVLVLSVPVAYVAVRTRSRLSSLAFRTFLLGVAIPAQAVIVPLYLIIGRMGLYDTLWAIILPTAAFAMPVAVLVLSGTMRDVSEEMYEAMSLDGASPVRMLWQLAVPLSRAGISTVAIFSALQAWNGFLFPLILTQSEEQRVLTLGLFNFMSQFGVNIPAVLAAIVLSVIPIFAVYLVARRALINGLMGVGGK; encoded by the coding sequence ATGTCGATCGACACCCGCCCCGCTTCGCCGAAGCAGCGAGCCACACCCGGCGCGTCGCGTCGCGGCCGCCCGGTCCGCCGGCGCAGGTCCCTGGGCAACCCCGTGGCCGGCATCGGCTCGCTGATCTGGCTGGTCATCGTCCTGGTGCCGCTCTACACGCTGGTCTCCGCGTCGTTGATGCGGCAGGACGAGGCACTGAACGGCGACCCGCTGGCGATCCCCACGGATCCGACGCTCGACAACTACGACTTCGTGCTGGACAGCGGGTTCCTCGCGCTGATCGGCAACACCGCGATCGTCGCCGTGGCCACGGTCGCCATCGTGCTGGTGCTCTCCGTCCCGGTGGCGTACGTGGCGGTGCGCACCCGCAGCCGCCTGTCGTCCCTCGCCTTCCGGACCTTCCTGCTCGGAGTGGCCATACCGGCGCAGGCGGTGATCGTCCCCCTCTATCTGATCATCGGCAGGATGGGGCTGTACGACACCCTGTGGGCGATCATCCTGCCCACCGCCGCCTTCGCCATGCCCGTGGCGGTCCTCGTGCTCAGCGGCACGATGCGCGACGTCTCCGAGGAGATGTACGAGGCGATGTCCCTCGACGGTGCCTCGCCCGTGCGCATGCTCTGGCAGCTGGCGGTTCCGCTTTCCAGGGCGGGGATCAGCACGGTGGCGATCTTCTCCGCGCTGCAGGCGTGGAACGGCTTCCTGTTCCCGCTGATCCTCACGCAGTCGGAGGAGCAGCGCGTACTGACGCTCGGGCTGTTCAACTTCATGAGCCAGTTCGGAGTGAACATCCCCGCGGTGCTGGCAGCGATCGTCCTCTCCGTCATACCCATCTTCGCCGTGTACCTCGTGGCCCGGCGGGCGCTGATCAACGGACTGATGGGGGTGGGCGGCAAGTAG
- a CDS encoding GNAT family N-acetyltransferase translates to MRTARLLLTPYAPGDEEAFVALFQDVRVPRWMGEGPSTEAEDRALFGRVFTEVYARGLFDVWAVREGGTTVGHAEIKPTPESGGHEIVYALSPDAWGRGLGTELAGALVEHGFGPLGLGEVHATVSAENEPSLTLLGRLGFRHVRDIQEADGSTTRLLTITRDRAPRRAPGSSER, encoded by the coding sequence GTGCGGACGGCCCGCCTGCTGCTGACCCCGTACGCACCGGGCGACGAGGAGGCGTTCGTCGCGCTCTTCCAGGATGTCCGGGTGCCCCGGTGGATGGGCGAGGGCCCCTCCACGGAGGCCGAGGACCGCGCCCTCTTCGGGCGGGTCTTCACCGAGGTGTACGCGCGAGGACTCTTCGACGTTTGGGCGGTCCGGGAAGGCGGCACGACGGTGGGCCATGCCGAGATCAAGCCGACCCCCGAGTCCGGAGGGCACGAGATCGTCTACGCGCTGTCCCCCGATGCCTGGGGCCGCGGTCTCGGCACCGAACTGGCCGGGGCGCTCGTCGAGCACGGCTTCGGTCCGCTCGGCCTCGGGGAGGTGCACGCCACGGTCTCCGCGGAGAACGAGCCTTCCCTGACTCTTCTGGGACGACTCGGCTTCCGGCACGTCCGGGACATCCAGGAGGCGGACGGGAGCACCACCCGGCTGCTGACAATCACGCGTGACCGGGCTCCGCGGCGGGCGCCCGGCAGCTCGGAGCGGTAG
- a CDS encoding APC family permease gives MAEDRAGSARPASLKPNAIGFVDALVIGLNATSPAYSVAAVIGPVVALVGIYAPGVLFASFVPMLLIASAFYYLNKVDQDCGTTFSWVTRAMGPWTGWLGGWAIAMTGVLVVGSLADVAVSFGLLAVGLDSWAENTFVRQLLTVLLIIVMTGLCVIGTELSAKVQNVLILAQVAFLLVFVIVALYRVYAGTTSFDSVKPSADWLNPFGAGGAALTGGLLLGVFIYWGWESAVNLTEEVEDSASAPGKAGVWSTVILLVTYLSVGFAVVAFAGTAYLAENAGEEEFIFALLAGEVMGGWDWVVLLAVATSALASTQTTIIPASRTALSMARRKALPAHFAHISPRFRTPDVSTWWVAAIAIAWYLVVSQISENALFDSLTALSLLIAFYYALTGVACAVYYRRHLTESVRNFCLIGLGPVIGAGLLTWLLVRSIMDMSDPANSYSGTSWFGLGPPLVIGICISLIGVVVMVVLRFRSPSFWAERRSVVDPDLVHGKEP, from the coding sequence ATGGCAGAGGACCGTGCCGGATCAGCACGGCCGGCAAGCTTGAAGCCGAATGCGATCGGCTTCGTCGACGCCCTGGTCATCGGACTGAACGCCACGTCCCCGGCCTACTCGGTGGCAGCCGTAATCGGCCCTGTCGTGGCACTCGTCGGCATCTACGCACCCGGAGTGCTCTTCGCCTCCTTCGTGCCGATGCTCCTCATCGCCTCGGCCTTCTACTACCTGAACAAGGTCGACCAGGACTGCGGGACGACGTTCTCCTGGGTGACCCGCGCCATGGGGCCCTGGACCGGCTGGCTCGGGGGCTGGGCTATCGCCATGACCGGTGTGCTCGTGGTCGGGTCACTGGCGGACGTCGCCGTCAGCTTCGGTCTGCTGGCCGTCGGCCTCGACAGCTGGGCCGAGAACACATTCGTCCGCCAGTTGCTGACTGTGCTTCTGATCATCGTGATGACCGGGCTGTGCGTCATCGGGACCGAGCTGTCGGCCAAGGTGCAGAACGTCCTGATCCTGGCTCAGGTGGCCTTCCTCCTCGTGTTCGTGATCGTCGCGCTCTACCGCGTCTACGCGGGCACGACCTCCTTCGACTCCGTCAAACCCTCTGCCGACTGGCTCAATCCCTTCGGTGCGGGAGGCGCGGCGCTCACGGGCGGCCTCTTGCTGGGCGTGTTCATCTACTGGGGATGGGAATCGGCAGTCAACCTCACCGAGGAGGTCGAGGACTCCGCGAGCGCACCCGGGAAGGCCGGCGTGTGGTCGACCGTGATCCTGCTGGTGACCTACCTCTCCGTAGGCTTCGCGGTCGTCGCCTTCGCCGGAACGGCGTACCTGGCCGAGAACGCCGGGGAGGAGGAGTTCATCTTCGCCCTGCTGGCCGGCGAGGTCATGGGGGGCTGGGACTGGGTCGTGCTGCTCGCGGTCGCGACGTCGGCACTCGCGTCGACCCAGACCACCATCATCCCGGCGTCGCGCACCGCGCTCTCCATGGCCCGTCGCAAGGCGCTGCCGGCGCACTTCGCCCACATCAGCCCGCGATTCCGGACCCCCGACGTGAGCACATGGTGGGTGGCCGCCATCGCCATCGCCTGGTACCTCGTCGTCAGTCAGATCAGCGAGAACGCCCTCTTCGACTCGCTGACGGCGCTGTCGCTGCTCATCGCCTTCTACTACGCCCTCACCGGCGTCGCGTGTGCGGTCTACTACCGCCGTCACCTGACCGAGAGCGTGCGCAACTTCTGCCTCATCGGCCTCGGCCCGGTGATCGGAGCCGGTCTGCTGACCTGGCTGCTCGTCCGGTCGATCATGGATATGTCCGACCCGGCGAACTCCTACAGCGGAACCTCCTGGTTCGGGCTGGGCCCCCCGCTCGTCATCGGCATCTGCATCAGCCTGATCGGTGTGGTCGTCATGGTGGTGCTGCGGTTCCGGTCGCCGTCCTTCTGGGCCGAACGCCGCAGTGTGGTCGACCCCGACCTCGTACACGGCAAGGAGCCCTGA